Proteins encoded by one window of Myxocyprinus asiaticus isolate MX2 ecotype Aquarium Trade chromosome 35, UBuf_Myxa_2, whole genome shotgun sequence:
- the hipk1b gene encoding homeodomain-interacting protein kinase 1 isoform X3, protein MASQLQVFSPPSVSSSAFCRVKKMKVESCAWDASNEAYSSVGQAYSFNPAAGLPFGTSGLVFPPASRGQVVVRAADSTGSLARGSSRRASHNNHHLESHSTRTQRYGVKRKNEEVESSGGGGSGSGSVQILEELSAPAFSARTGGAGTTAQSIPHSAPTTKSSSSNGEGDYQLVQHEILCSVSNSYEVLEFLGRGTFGQVAKCWKRGTSEIVAIKILKNHPSYARQGQIEVSILNRLSAENADEFNFVRSYECFQHKGHTCLVFEMLEQNLYDFLKHSKFSPLPLRHIRPILQQVATALMKLKSLGLIHADLKPENIMLVDPIRQPYRVKVIDFGSASHVSKAVCSTYLQSRYYRAPEIILGLPFCEAIDMWSLGCVIAELFLGWPLYPGASEYDQIRYISQTQGLPPEYLLSAGTKTSRFFNRGPDSSYPLWRLKTPSEHEAEMGIKSKEARKYIFNCLDDMMQVNLPSHLEGADMLAEKADRRELIDLLKRMLRLDADKRITPTKTLAHPFVTMSHLLNFPHSSHVKSCFQNMDICKRRNNNYDSGKALFAANAVPGTAGNLTVTFSSQLNQHSQVPSAGGAVPLLNYQPALYQQATINIPGLAQPSIPLQTRPTQLCAQTEPFQQTLIVCPQTTIQGLPSSSKTSSYPVRMENGVPVVQQNQSTQPLQIQPSMLTQQAWPGTQQIIIPSAWQQVPGIIHNSSHQSVVTESPLEALLSESSTQQTSRWRASQSSQHNGVLQQNPHILGGLNPTQTLSRGTSAVSRSQNKRSRVCGSSALVGSQLYSAAIIQPIIISDTPSPAVSVITIHSDSDEEDERKFHPVSCGPSQRTNVISCVTVHDSDSSTASPLTPKIQKSHMGVQNPRLAKSLAVVAPSVKTQLGESSESAKVPLAVALPQNYYMKPKRAATRQPSNSGESVTDYQQELSRSQPLNLSQTTVSSSQEPTSGSSSLRRQHTYPPASSHYCLQEVPSFTSTPSLYTYPAPGALGSASHIEHLLVQGSSPSIHIPPTSHYAASLIPKDSIGGVVHGLSAHYQQHYPTHPYVSTSTSTTRGSGAYNSYQLSPRRITQYPYI, encoded by the exons ATGGCTTCGCAGCTGCAGGTATTCTCTCCTCCATCTGTGTCTTCCAGTGCCTTCTGCAGGGTgaaaaaaatgaaagtggagagctgtgcatgggatgcttCCAATGAAGCGTACAGTTCCGTGGGCCAAGCGTACAGCTTCAACCCCGCAGCAGGCCTCCCTTTTGGCACCTCCGGCCTGGTCTTTCCCCCTGCGTCTCGGGGCCAGGTGGTGGTCCGTGCGGCAGATAGCACTGGGAGCCTCGCGCGTGGTTCCAGCCGAAGAGCCTCCCACAACAACCACCACTTGGAATCCCACTCCACCCGCACACAGAGGTACGGCGTGAAACGGAAGAACGAGGAGGTGGAGAGTTCCGGAGGTGGGGGCAGCGGTAGTGGCAGCGTTCAGATTCTGGAGGAGCTCTCTGCGCCTGCCTTCTCCGCCCGCACAGGAGGAGCTGGAACTACAGCCCAGTCCATCCCCCACTCTGCACCCACCACCAAGAGCAGCAGCTCCAATGGGGAGGGGGACTACCAGCTGGTCCAACACGAGATCCTATGCTCAGTTTCCAACAGCTATGAAGTTCTTGAGTTTCTTGGTCGGGGAACATTTGGGCAGGTGGCCAAGTGCTGGAAAAGAGGCACCAGTGAGATTGTGGCCATCAAAATCTTGAAGAACCATCCTTCATATGCACGTCAGGGACAGATTGAG GTGAGCATATTGAACCGACTCAGTGCGGAAAATGCTGATGAGTTCAACTTTGTTCGCTCCTACGAGTGTTTCCAACACAAGGGCCACACATGCTTGGTGTTTGAGATGCTGGAGCAGAATCTGTATGACTTCCTAAAGCACAGCAAGTTCAGCCCACTGCCCTTGCGTCACATCCGTCCCATCCTGCAGCAGGTGGCTACGGCCCTGATGAAGCTCAAGAGCCTGGGCCTCATTCATGCTGACCTTAAGCCTGAGAACATCATGCTGGTGGACCCCATCAGACAGCCCTATAGGGTGAAGGTCATTGACTTTGGATCGGCCAGTCACGTCTCTAAAGCTGTCTGCTCTACTTACCTCCAGTCTCGCTACTATAG AGCTCCTGAGATCATCCTGGGTCTGCCTTTCTGTGAAGCCATTGACATGTGGTCGCTGGGTTGTGTTATCGCAGAACTCTTTTTGGGTTGGCCTTTGTATCCAGGAGCTTCGGAATATGACCAG atTCGGTACATTTCTCAGACACAGGGTTTGCCTCCGGAGTATCTTTTGAGTGCTGGCACAAAGACCAGCCGCTTTTTCAACAGAGGACCAGACTCCAGCTATCCATTGTGGAGGTTAAAG ACTCCATCTGAGCATGAAGCTGAAATGGGCATAAAGTCCAAAGAAGCAAGAAAATACATCTTCAACTGTTTAGATGACATGATGCAG GTCAATCTGCCCAGTCACTTAGAAGGGGCAGATATGTTGGCAGAGAAGGCAGACCGACGGGAACTGATTGACCTGCTGAAGAGGATGTTGAGGCTGGACGCTGATAAAAGAATCACACCCACAAAGACCCTGGCACACCCGTTTGTGACCATGAGCCACTTGCTGAACTTCCCACACAGCTCGCA TGTGAAGTCGTGCTTCCAGAACATGGATATCTGCAAGAGAAGGAACAATAACTATGATAGTGGGAAGGCCCTGTTTGCTGCTAATGCTGTTCCTGGAACAGCAGGAAATCTGACTGTGACTTTCAGCAGCCAGCTCAACCAGCACAGCCAG GTTCCGTCGGCTGGTGGAGCTGTTCCTCTTCTTAACTACCAGCCAGCGCTGTACCAGCAGGCTACCATAAACATCCCTGGTCTGGCCCAACCCAGCATCCCACTACAGACGCGTCCCACTCAACTGTGTGCTCAGACAGAACCTTTCCAGCAGACCCTCATCGTTTGCCCTCAAACAACTATCCAAG ggCTTCCATCTTCTAGTAAAACATCTAGCTATCCTGTCAGGATGGAGAATGGAGTTCCTGTTGTCCAGCAGAACCAGTCCACACAACCTCTTCAGATTCAACCGAGCATGCTAACACAG CAGGCCTGGCCAGGCACCCAACAGATCATCATACCCTCTGCGTGGCAACAGGTACCTGGCATAATCCACAACTCCAGTCACCAGTCTGTTGTGACCGAATCACCTCTGGAGGCCCTTCTGTCTGAAAGCTCAACACAGCAAACATCACGCTGGAG GGCGTCCCAGAGCAGTCAGCACAATGGTGTTCTCCAGCAGAATCCACACATACTGGGCGGCCTCAATCCCACTCAGACCCTTAGTCGAGGAACATCTGCAGTCTCCCGATCGCAGAACAAGAGGAGCAGGGTCTGTGGTAGCAG TGCTTTGGTGGGCTCTCAATTGTATAGTGCTGCCATCATTCAGCCCATCATTATCTCTGACACTCCCAGCCCTGCTGTCAGTGTCATCACCATACACAGTGACTCAGATGAGGAGGATGAAAGGAAGTTCCACCCTGTTAG CTGTGGCCCCAGCCAGAGAACTAATGTGATCAGCTGTGTGACAGTCCATGATTCAGACTCCTCCACTGCCAGTCCTCTGACTCCCAAGATCCAGAAAAGTCACATGGGGGTCCAGAACCCACGTCTGGCTAAATCCCTGGCAGTGGTGGCTCCATCTGTGAAAACACAGCTCGGAGAAAGCTCAGAATCAGCCAAAGTCCCATTGGCCGTAG CCCTTCCTCAAAATTACTACATGAAGCCTAAGAGAGCTGCCACGAGACAGCCCAGCAACTCGGGGGAGAGTGTCACTGACTACCAACAGGAGCTCAGCAGATCTCAACCACTCAACCTCAGTCAG ACTACTGTCTCCTCATCCCAAGAACCAACCAGCGGCTCGTCCTCCCTGCGTCGACAGCACACGTACCCACCTGCATCCTCTCATTACTGTCTCCAGGAGGTGCCCTCGTTTACCAGCACCCCCAGCCTTTACACCTACCCTGCCCCTGGGGCGCTTGGCTCCGCCTCCCACATAGAGCACCTGCTCGTCCAGGGCTCCTCCCCCTCCATACACATCCCACCCACTAGTCACTATGCAGCCAGTCTTATCCCAAAGGACTCCATAGGGGGCGTGGTCCACGGACTCTCCGCCCACTACCAGCAACATTACCCCACCCATCCATACGTAAGCACGAGCACCAGCACCACTAGAGGAAGCGGGGCGTATAACAGCTATCAGCTCAGCCCTAGAAGgatcactcagtatccatacatATGA